In one Tepidisphaeraceae bacterium genomic region, the following are encoded:
- a CDS encoding DUF192 domain-containing protein — protein MTALCKFCLPALLWLLLLTGCNDAAPTALPTVPVRIGQQTFQLEIANDDAERQQGLMHRDSMPPNHGMIFVFPDERERAFWMKNTKIPLDILYLDSVGTIVSIRQLKPFDETSISSWFPARFAIELNEGAADKSGVRVGHVVKIPAVAREVE, from the coding sequence GTGACCGCTCTTTGCAAATTCTGCCTGCCCGCCTTGCTCTGGCTGCTGCTGCTGACCGGCTGCAACGATGCCGCGCCGACCGCCCTGCCGACCGTGCCGGTGCGCATCGGCCAGCAGACGTTCCAACTCGAGATCGCCAACGACGACGCCGAGCGGCAACAGGGCCTGATGCATCGCGATTCCATGCCGCCCAACCACGGCATGATCTTCGTCTTCCCCGACGAGCGCGAACGCGCCTTCTGGATGAAGAACACGAAGATCCCGCTCGACATCCTCTACCTCGACTCCGTCGGCACGATCGTCTCGATCCGCCAACTGAAGCCGTTCGATGAAACCTCGATCAGCAGCTGGTTTCCCGCGCGGTTCGCGATCGAACTAAATGAAGGCGCCGCCGACAAGAGCGGCGTGCGCGTCGGGCACGTCGTGAAGATTCCCGCGGTGGCGCGCGAGGTGGAGTAA
- a CDS encoding PIN domain-containing protein, whose amino-acid sequence MFILVIFGVGMFFLQQTGFRLGIEGEWNWLIPAATLVVGVIVVCIDILAPRKKLAVFSGTFLGLVVGLVLAYALSFVVQLLVDQYLPRGLMQHREVLTQFFNLVIGVTACYLSISFIMQTKDDFRFIIPFVEFSKQTKGARPILLDTSVLIDGRIGDICATGILESQLIVPRFVLLELHQVADSGDKLKRNRGRRGLDVLAKLQGSSRVSVVLYDSSVREEEKDAPVDTRLLNLAKDLNARVLTNDFNLNKVAQLRGVDVININDLANALKPVVLPGEKMILRLVKPGEEAGQGVGYLEDGTMVVVEQGRQHVNEEVEITVTSALQTSAGKMIFGRLNEGYTSGGGGSASSRPQPRSRGRGEAAANPGPAAR is encoded by the coding sequence TTGTTCATCCTCGTCATTTTTGGCGTGGGCATGTTCTTCCTTCAGCAAACCGGGTTTCGCCTCGGCATTGAAGGCGAGTGGAACTGGCTGATTCCCGCTGCGACGTTGGTTGTGGGCGTCATCGTCGTCTGCATCGATATCCTCGCGCCGCGCAAGAAGCTGGCGGTCTTTTCCGGCACGTTCCTCGGGCTGGTCGTGGGGTTGGTGCTGGCGTACGCGCTGAGCTTCGTCGTGCAGTTGCTGGTCGACCAATACCTGCCGCGCGGCCTGATGCAGCATCGCGAAGTGCTGACGCAGTTCTTCAACCTGGTAATCGGCGTGACCGCGTGCTACCTGTCGATCAGCTTCATCATGCAGACGAAGGACGACTTCCGCTTCATCATCCCCTTCGTCGAGTTCTCCAAGCAAACCAAGGGCGCCCGCCCGATCCTGCTCGACACGAGCGTGCTGATCGACGGGCGCATCGGTGACATCTGCGCCACCGGCATCCTCGAGAGCCAGCTGATCGTGCCGCGCTTCGTGCTGCTCGAGTTGCACCAGGTTGCCGACAGTGGCGACAAGCTGAAGCGCAACCGTGGCCGGCGCGGGCTGGACGTGCTGGCCAAGCTGCAAGGCAGCAGCCGGGTGTCGGTGGTGCTTTACGATTCGTCAGTACGGGAAGAGGAAAAGGACGCCCCGGTCGATACGCGACTGCTGAACCTGGCTAAAGACCTGAACGCGCGCGTGCTCACCAACGACTTCAACCTGAACAAGGTCGCCCAGCTCCGCGGTGTGGACGTCATCAACATCAACGACCTGGCCAACGCGCTCAAACCCGTGGTGCTGCCGGGCGAGAAGATGATCCTGCGCCTCGTGAAGCCCGGCGAAGAAGCCGGCCAGGGCGTGGGCTATTTGGAAGACGGCACGATGGTCGTCGTCGAACAGGGCCGCCAGCACGTGAACGAAGAGGTGGAGATCACCGTTACCAGCGCGCTGCAGACCAGTGCCGGCAAGATGATCTTCGGCCGATTGAACGAGGGTTACACGAGTGGCGGTGGCGGCAGCGCAAGCAGCCGCCCGCAACCGCGCTCGCGCGGCCGCGGTGAAGCCGCCGCCAACCCCGGTCCCGCGGCGCGATGA
- the tsaD gene encoding tRNA (adenosine(37)-N6)-threonylcarbamoyltransferase complex transferase subunit TsaD, giving the protein MPLILGIESTCDETAAAVVADGARVLSNVVATQVELHARYRGVVPEIASRAHIENILPVVQDALAAANCGLAEVDAVAVAHRPGLVGSLLVGVTAAKTLAWAAGKPLIAIDHVHAHLYSVLLDQAVDVRFPAVGLVCSGGHTALYAIDSWREVRLIGATIDDAVGEAYDKVAATLGLAYPGGPILDRLAAAGDPKRFQFPRTTLGRDSLDFSFSGIKTALLYHVRGVPGKPPRTSPPDEQEIDDIAAGFQAACVAVLTEKIRRAARQVGARSIVVGGGVSANAGLRAALARFPLPVFFPLLKYCTDNAAMSAGLAAVAHQHGDAAGLDLDAVTYSRFAR; this is encoded by the coding sequence ATGCCCCTGATCCTCGGCATCGAATCCACTTGCGATGAAACCGCCGCCGCGGTGGTGGCGGACGGCGCGCGCGTGTTGAGCAACGTGGTCGCGACGCAGGTGGAACTGCACGCGCGGTATCGCGGGGTGGTGCCGGAGATCGCCAGCCGGGCGCATATCGAGAACATCCTGCCGGTGGTCCAGGACGCGCTGGCGGCTGCCAATTGTGGCTTGGCGGAGGTGGATGCGGTCGCGGTTGCGCATCGGCCGGGACTGGTGGGCTCGCTGCTGGTCGGTGTGACCGCGGCGAAGACGCTGGCGTGGGCCGCGGGGAAGCCGCTCATCGCGATCGATCACGTCCACGCGCACCTGTACAGCGTGCTGCTGGACCAAGCGGTCGACGTGCGGTTTCCGGCGGTGGGATTGGTCTGCAGTGGTGGGCACACGGCGTTGTACGCGATCGACAGTTGGCGCGAGGTTCGCCTGATCGGCGCGACGATCGACGACGCCGTCGGTGAAGCCTACGACAAGGTCGCCGCGACGCTCGGGCTGGCCTATCCGGGTGGCCCGATTCTGGATCGGCTGGCGGCGGCGGGGGACCCGAAGCGTTTTCAGTTCCCGCGCACCACGCTTGGCCGGGACTCGCTCGACTTTTCGTTCAGCGGCATCAAGACCGCGCTGCTGTACCACGTGCGCGGCGTGCCGGGCAAACCCCCGCGAACGTCGCCACCGGATGAACAGGAGATCGACGACATCGCCGCGGGCTTTCAGGCGGCGTGCGTCGCGGTGCTGACGGAGAAGATCCGCCGGGCGGCCCGGCAGGTCGGCGCGCGCTCGATCGTGGTCGGCGGTGGCGTCAGCGCCAACGCCGGCCTGCGGGCTGCCCTGGCGCGATTCCCACTGCCGGTCTTCTTCCCGTTGCTGAAGTACTGCACCGACAACGCCGCCATGTCCGCCGGGTTGGCCGCGGTGGCGCATCAGCATGGGGACGCGGCGGGGTTGGACCTGGACGCGGTGACGTACAGCAGGTTCGCGCGGTAG
- a CDS encoding UDPGP type 1 family protein translates to MTLRDSLSAIGQDQVFRFFDSLDAAGKQKLTSQLEALDPQYVKHLAETQVKTKAALDLPKEIKPVTAYPNKPDAKHRGLYADAERRGRELLRAGKVAAFLVAGGQGTRLGYDGPKGEYPVTPVKDKPLFQVFAEQLIAHGREFSKAIPWYIMTSDTNDAATKAFFEKHDYFGLDRANVVFFVQGMMPAFAFDGTMLLAEKDSLALSADGHGGSLRALAKTGALADMRKRGVEHLSYFQVDNPLVHVIDPLFIGLHDLTGSEMSSKAIPKANALEKVGNFVIGDGKTQVIEYSDLPESLAVQTNADGSLKFNTGSIGIHALRVSFVEALNADGQLKLPWHRAEKKVPFVDASGNVVKPEKPNAVKLEQFVFDAIPLAKNAIVYTTERAEEFSPVKNADGVDSPATSRRDQSRRAARWLIESGVEVPQKYGEPDAAIEISPLFAANQQQLAQRASSISVKGWQNVYLE, encoded by the coding sequence ATGACCCTCCGCGACAGCCTTTCCGCCATCGGCCAAGATCAGGTGTTCCGCTTTTTCGACTCGCTTGACGCTGCCGGCAAGCAGAAGCTCACGAGCCAGTTGGAAGCACTTGATCCGCAGTACGTCAAGCACCTGGCCGAGACGCAGGTGAAGACGAAGGCGGCGCTGGATCTGCCGAAGGAGATCAAGCCGGTCACCGCATATCCGAACAAGCCCGACGCCAAGCACCGCGGCCTGTACGCCGACGCCGAACGACGCGGCCGCGAGCTGCTGCGTGCGGGTAAGGTCGCCGCGTTCCTGGTCGCCGGCGGCCAAGGCACGCGGCTGGGCTACGACGGGCCCAAGGGCGAGTACCCCGTGACGCCGGTAAAGGACAAGCCGTTGTTCCAGGTATTCGCCGAGCAGTTGATCGCGCACGGCCGCGAGTTCAGCAAGGCGATCCCTTGGTACATCATGACCAGCGACACCAACGACGCCGCCACGAAGGCCTTCTTCGAGAAACACGACTACTTCGGCCTTGATCGCGCCAACGTCGTCTTCTTCGTTCAGGGCATGATGCCCGCCTTCGCGTTCGACGGCACGATGCTGCTGGCCGAGAAGGACTCGCTGGCGCTGTCGGCCGACGGGCACGGTGGCAGCTTGCGGGCGTTGGCCAAGACGGGCGCGCTAGCCGACATGCGCAAGCGCGGCGTGGAACACCTCTCCTACTTTCAGGTCGACAACCCGCTCGTCCACGTCATCGACCCGCTCTTCATCGGCCTGCACGACCTCACCGGCTCGGAGATGAGCTCCAAGGCCATCCCCAAGGCCAACGCACTCGAAAAGGTCGGCAACTTCGTCATTGGCGACGGCAAGACGCAGGTGATCGAGTACAGCGACCTGCCTGAATCGCTGGCGGTGCAGACGAACGCGGACGGTTCGCTGAAGTTCAACACCGGTTCGATCGGCATCCACGCGCTGCGCGTCAGCTTCGTAGAAGCGCTGAATGCCGATGGTCAACTGAAGTTGCCATGGCACCGCGCGGAAAAGAAGGTGCCGTTCGTCGACGCCAGCGGCAACGTGGTGAAGCCCGAGAAGCCGAACGCCGTGAAGCTGGAGCAGTTCGTGTTCGACGCGATCCCGCTGGCGAAGAACGCGATCGTCTACACGACCGAACGTGCCGAGGAATTCAGCCCGGTGAAGAACGCGGATGGCGTCGACAGCCCCGCCACCAGTCGCCGCGACCAGAGCCGCCGCGCTGCCCGGTGGCTGATCGAATCCGGTGTCGAGGTGCCGCAGAAGTACGGCGAACCGGACGCCGCGATCGAGATCTCGCCCCTGTTCGCCGCCAACCAGCAACAGTTGGCCCAGAGGGCATCGTCGATCTCGGTGAAGGGGTGGCAGAACGTGTATTTGGAATAG